The Pseudomonas allokribbensis genome has a window encoding:
- a CDS encoding YajD family HNH nuclease: MSSSTPTNTSKLDRILADNQRDKEMGYRDKALKMYPHVCGRCAREFSGKRLSELTVHHRDHNHDNNPQDGSNWELLCLYCHDNEHSRYTDQQYFGEGSLSTPKIAKATHNPFAALAGLMKKED, encoded by the coding sequence ATGAGTTCGTCCACCCCGACCAACACTTCGAAGCTGGATCGCATCCTCGCCGACAACCAGCGCGACAAGGAAATGGGCTACCGCGACAAGGCCCTGAAGATGTACCCGCATGTGTGCGGCCGCTGCGCCCGTGAGTTTTCCGGCAAGCGCCTGAGCGAGCTGACCGTGCATCACCGCGACCACAACCACGACAACAACCCGCAGGACGGTTCCAACTGGGAACTGCTGTGCCTGTACTGCCACGACAACGAACACTCGCGCTACACCGACCAGCAGTACTTCGGCGAAGGCTCGCTGAGCACGCCGAAAATCGCCAAGGCCACGCACAACCCGTTTGCGGCGCTGGCCGGGTTGATGAAGAAAGAAGACTGA